Proteins encoded within one genomic window of Arachis ipaensis cultivar K30076 chromosome B08, Araip1.1, whole genome shotgun sequence:
- the LOC107612328 gene encoding uncharacterized protein LOC107612328 gives SLNPSRPVAFHLHRRLVLSPSNPPSSPGSLPSSPPSPSSSSSQHQQAVAFHLRVVINTISSSSSSRGPQQSTPEAFHRPQFVGIQNLIKRNEQLYSSENPPSGVSLPFILVQTRPHATVEVEILEDMQLVHFDFNSTLFELHDDNYVLKAMKFCGRPQSDSIFSF, from the exons AGTCTGAACCCTAGCCGCCCAGTCGCCTTCCATCTCCATCGTCGCCTGGTCCTCAGCCCCAGTAACCCTCCATCGTCGCCTGGTTCCCTGCCCAGTAGCCCTCCATCTCCATCGTCTTCATCTTCTCAACACCAGCAGGCAGTAGCCTTCCATCTTCGCGTGGTCATCAACACCATCTCATCGTCTTCATCGTCGCGCGGTCCTCAACAGTCAACACCAGAAGCCTTCCATCGACCCCAG TTTGTAGGTATTCAGAACCTTATAAAAAGAAATGAGCAATTATATAGCTCAGAAAATCCTCCCAGTGGTGTATCTTTACCTTTTATTCTGGTACAG ACACGTCCTCATGCAACTGTTGAAGTGGAAATATTAGAAGATATGCAGCTTGTGCATTTTGATTTCAATAG TACTCTTTTTGAGCTGCATGATGACAACTATGTGCTAAAGGCAATGAAGTTCTGTGGGAGACCACAGAGTGATAGTATATTTAGTTTCTAA